The genome window CAATGGGAACCCTGGATTTTGTATATTCTGGATGCAGTAGAACAAACAGCGCTGCAAACATCAGACATGATTAGAGGTATCAAGGTGCTGATGACCAGGCATAAACAAAAAATCAGAACAGAGCTACCAAAGGTCTATAGCCAGGATTTGATCAACAGTTTATTTCGGCATCCGTATACGAAAATAGAATACGTAAAGACCGATCTGAACGTTGCCCGCAAAACCGCTGCCCGATATTTGGACTTACTTTGTGATATTAACATTCTGCATAAGAAAAGACTGGGAAAAGAAAATTATTATTTCAATGATGATCTGATTTCGCTGCTGGTAAGTGTGGGAAGTTTGAAAAAACAAGAGCGTGATACAATGACTATCCGGACAACACACAGTTAACAATTAGACGGTTACGGCGGACAACTTTAAATAAAAAAAATATCTATGTTTTGGCAAGAGACGAAATAAAGTTTCTCGAAAGAACTGGTTTTTTAAAGTGCGGATCTGGAAATCCTATTATAAGCAAATAGGCTCTTGCAAGCCTAACATTGTTTGCGGTGGCTAGCAAGCCAGATGAATGGAGACTTTGATGAAATTGGTTGTCGGTGTTTTGAACAAAAATCAGCAAAGGGGTTAGAAAAACAAAATTCATACTTTGCTTAGCTATTGTGTTGTGAGAATATGTTTTTCACTTGGATATTTGCATTTTACACAGCTAATCTTTCAATTTAAAAACCTTCCCGATGAAATTAATTAAGGCTCAAATAACAAACTATCGCAGTATTGAGGATTCCGGTGAATTTGACGTCGACAATACGTTGTGCTTAGTAGGAAAAAATGAAGCCGGAAAATCCGCAACGTTGTATGCCTTAGCTGGGCTCAATCCACATCCGTCAACCCCAATAAAGTTTGACATAGAAAAGGATTACCCAAGAAGATATTTGAACCAATATGAAGAACGACATCCAGATAAAGATGCGATTGTCATTAAAACTACATGGCTACTTAGCCAAGAAGATGTCACAGCTATTGAGGGTTATTTTGGCAAAGAATGTCTTACGAGTTCTCAGGTGATTGTACTTAAAAGATATAAGTCAGACAGTATCGAATGGGATATACCTCTTAACATTGGAGCTGCCCTGAAATACTTAATGGCAGCGCACAAACTTACACCAAAAGAAATCGAAGGTCTCGCTTCCGCGACAAACACTTCAGATCTAATAACTCAAATAACAGAAAATGAAGATCGCAGCGAAAGCGAGGAGAAACTGCTAAAGTACCTGAATACTCTCGTAGGTAAAACTGTTACAACCCACACTCGCGCGGTATTAAATCCGAGGCTTCCAAAATTCATGTACTTTTCTCACTATGATAGAATGGATGGTCAGATTAGAGTTGACACATATCAGCAGCGACATGACAGAGGGCAGGAAATTAGTGAAGGAGAAAAGGTCTTTATAGACTTTTTAGAATTTGCTGGAACCACTGTTTCAGAGATAATCGGTGCAGACACCTATGAGCGACTAAATGCAAAATGCGAGGCGGCTTCAAATAGCATAACCGATCAACTATTAGAGTACTGGACTCAGAATCCTTCATTAGAGATCGAGGTTCGGGTTACGAAAGGAGAATCCGGTGACGAAGCTCCATTCAACACAGGAATAATCGCTCGGGCTCGCGTCAAAAATAACCTACATAAAGTTACAGTTCCATTTTCAGAAAGAAGTGCCGGTTTTATCTGGTTCTTTTCCTTTCTAGTCAAATTCGCTCAGGTACGAAAAGATAAAAAGCCATTAATTCTGTTGCTGGACGAGCCAGGACTTACTCTCCACGGAAAAGCTCAAGCAGATCTATTAAGATATTTCGATGAAAAACT of Dyadobacter chenhuakuii contains these proteins:
- a CDS encoding AAA family ATPase, whose product is MKLIKAQITNYRSIEDSGEFDVDNTLCLVGKNEAGKSATLYALAGLNPHPSTPIKFDIEKDYPRRYLNQYEERHPDKDAIVIKTTWLLSQEDVTAIEGYFGKECLTSSQVIVLKRYKSDSIEWDIPLNIGAALKYLMAAHKLTPKEIEGLASATNTSDLITQITENEDRSESEEKLLKYLNTLVGKTVTTHTRAVLNPRLPKFMYFSHYDRMDGQIRVDTYQQRHDRGQEISEGEKVFIDFLEFAGTTVSEIIGADTYERLNAKCEAASNSITDQLLEYWTQNPSLEIEVRVTKGESGDEAPFNTGIIARARVKNNLHKVTVPFSERSAGFIWFFSFLVKFAQVRKDKKPLILLLDEPGLTLHGKAQADLLRYFDEKLAPYHQIIFSTHSPFMVPTHNFPGIKIVEDKIFQLRPGHFSSEGTKIREDSLATDRDTLFPLQGALGYELTQSLFIGKQTLLVEGPGDILYLQAFSNALKKRNRRGLDPRWTICPAGGIDKIQPFVSLFSGAQLEIAALTDYSKKDSKKFDSLKQNKILESNKLLNFASILGKEEADIEDIIHPELFTKIVNSAYSLGSEHKMTVQKLTDANSATTRLVKKAETYFNLLPEDVQIFDHFTPAMWLFQNPKALDDNGKGVNETLDSAERVIEAVNAIL